A genomic window from Anthocerotibacter panamensis C109 includes:
- a CDS encoding YebC/PmpR family DNA-binding transcriptional regulator yields the protein MAGHSKWAQIKRQKGKNDVARGALFARLSREIIVATQLGGADPQGNFRLRSAIETAKAEGLPNENIHRAILKGSGALAGAKLEEVRYEAYGPAGVALVIEALTDNRNRTAADIRATLSKLGGNLGELGSVGWMFRHVGVVELEGLLDEEQLLEDALDANATSYRLFEDTAEVYTDLAGLEGLSSELKNRKYTVLQARMQWLPDNTVTLEDPLVARQVLTLVERLEDLGDVQSVASNYEIPDDLWESLVA from the coding sequence ATGGCAGGACACAGTAAATGGGCGCAGATCAAGCGTCAAAAGGGCAAGAATGACGTAGCCCGCGGAGCGCTCTTTGCCCGACTTTCGCGAGAAATTATTGTGGCGACCCAGTTGGGGGGGGCCGATCCTCAAGGCAATTTCCGTCTGCGGTCGGCTATTGAGACAGCTAAGGCTGAGGGCTTGCCCAACGAAAATATTCACCGGGCTATCCTCAAGGGCTCGGGGGCTCTGGCTGGAGCCAAACTAGAGGAAGTGCGCTACGAAGCCTATGGTCCTGCCGGGGTCGCCTTGGTCATCGAGGCTTTGACCGATAACCGCAACCGGACCGCCGCAGACATCCGCGCCACCCTCAGCAAACTTGGCGGCAACCTCGGAGAATTGGGGTCTGTAGGGTGGATGTTTCGGCACGTAGGGGTCGTCGAACTAGAGGGGCTGCTGGATGAAGAGCAGCTTTTAGAAGATGCCCTAGATGCCAACGCCACCAGCTACAGGCTTTTTGAGGACACCGCCGAAGTCTACACCGACCTCGCAGGTCTGGAGGGGCTCAGCAGCGAACTCAAAAACAGGAAGTATACTGTCCTCCAAGCGCGGATGCAGTGGCTCCCGGACAACACCGTCACCTTGGAAGACCCCCTGGTTGCCCGTCAGGTCCTCACACTGGTCGAACGGCTAGAAGACTTGGGCGATGTGCAATCAGTTGCTTCCAATTACGAGATCCCCGACGACCTCTGGGAAAGTTTGGTCGCCTGA
- a CDS encoding site-2 protease family protein, which yields MAQAVNKNALRIGSLFGIPFFIDFSWFFILALVTYSYGVRWGAQFPEWQGIGPWLAGLGTALLLFGSVLLHELGHSVVALAQGIQVRSISLFLFGGVARIERESKTPWDALGVALAGPLVSLTLYGIFTGLERGLHLVGGLGAMVSLVASVNLALAVFNMVPGLPLDGGNVLKALVWAVTGNPYKGVRVAAWMGQTVGLGLVALGLWLGLTIELSGLWLALIGWFVLRTARSYNEYALVQDQLKAVTVAEATVQVVPAVPAQATLKTFADYWLPRDFRLFTGEPADFWVIDAGGHLVGRISRQLLRKYAPEFWSGLRVGEVMEPVAAEETVVPTETLDEVLNRFQEQDLRELPVIYPDGRLVGQVRLKDLERIFQQERWGAAS from the coding sequence ATGGCTCAAGCAGTGAACAAGAATGCCCTCAGGATAGGTTCGCTCTTTGGCATTCCCTTTTTTATTGATTTTTCGTGGTTTTTTATCCTGGCGCTGGTCACCTATAGCTATGGAGTGCGGTGGGGAGCACAGTTTCCTGAATGGCAGGGAATAGGCCCTTGGCTGGCCGGTTTGGGGACGGCGCTACTGTTGTTTGGGTCGGTGTTGTTGCATGAGTTGGGCCATAGCGTTGTGGCGCTGGCACAGGGGATTCAAGTACGGTCCATCAGCTTGTTTCTGTTTGGCGGGGTGGCCCGAATTGAGCGCGAATCGAAGACGCCTTGGGATGCCCTGGGAGTGGCGTTGGCGGGTCCGCTGGTGAGTTTGACCTTGTACGGGATCTTTACCGGATTGGAGCGGGGGCTGCACCTCGTCGGAGGATTGGGGGCGATGGTCAGTCTCGTGGCGTCGGTCAATCTGGCTTTGGCAGTCTTCAACATGGTCCCTGGCTTGCCGCTGGATGGCGGGAATGTCCTCAAGGCATTGGTCTGGGCTGTTACAGGTAATCCCTACAAGGGCGTCCGGGTGGCGGCTTGGATGGGGCAGACGGTGGGGCTGGGGCTGGTTGCTCTAGGGCTGTGGCTGGGGCTCACCATTGAGCTCAGTGGGCTGTGGTTAGCGCTCATCGGTTGGTTTGTCCTGAGGACGGCCCGTTCCTACAACGAATATGCGCTGGTGCAGGACCAACTCAAGGCTGTGACCGTGGCTGAGGCGACGGTGCAGGTAGTACCTGCGGTCCCGGCTCAGGCCACACTCAAGACGTTTGCTGACTACTGGCTTCCAAGAGACTTCCGGCTATTTACGGGAGAACCGGCGGACTTTTGGGTGATTGACGCTGGAGGTCATCTTGTGGGGCGGATCTCTAGGCAACTGTTGCGCAAGTATGCACCAGAATTCTGGTCAGGGCTGCGGGTTGGGGAGGTCATGGAGCCGGTGGCAGCCGAGGAAACAGTCGTCCCGACCGAGACGCTCGATGAGGTGCTCAACCGTTTTCAGGAGCAAGACCTCCGGGAGTTGCCGGTTATCTACCCGGATGGGCGGCTGGTCGGACAGGTACGGTTAAAAGATCTAGAGCGGATCTTTCAGCAAGAGCGTTGGGGAGCAGCGAGCTAG
- a CDS encoding oligosaccharide flippase family protein: protein MVWPNACVACCMTFKTYLPSATVIRNTGWMLMGLGVRFGFQFLAFVLLAHTLGAEAFGAFAGALALATLLSPFVELGGTTLIVEDVTAGVPTRRAVGNSLLLSVLALPLGLAIMGGLKFLFLPQVAWDLVLALGLAEFVGGRLFWLACSAHVANEMVWRNAVLEVVWGGLRLLLVGWLAWSKGDVFLWGWLFLGQSLGMGLLAMGWVMRTWGLLTADFQEIRERVAPGWNFAVGQAAQGAYTDLDKAMLARLSTLEATGIYAAAFRFIPLVYLPLNALINAIYPQFFKAGQQDYRAVRTLAIQIVRLMGAYGILATGVLWVVAPYLPLFFGESFRESVATLRLLAFIPLLQGLYTPFALALTGSGRQTLRTRGQLATLGVNIALNLALIPLWGWAGAAWATLVSQMILLLALSIPVLKNEG from the coding sequence TTGGTCTGGCCCAATGCCTGTGTGGCGTGCTGCATGACTTTTAAGACCTATCTCCCTTCAGCCACCGTTATCCGTAACACGGGCTGGATGCTTATGGGTCTGGGAGTGCGGTTCGGTTTCCAGTTTCTGGCATTCGTCTTGTTGGCGCATACTCTTGGGGCTGAAGCGTTCGGAGCCTTCGCCGGAGCTTTGGCGCTTGCTACTTTACTATCTCCGTTTGTAGAACTGGGCGGGACGACCCTGATTGTCGAGGATGTGACAGCAGGAGTACCTACCCGGCGTGCCGTTGGCAATAGCCTCCTCCTTTCTGTGCTGGCTTTACCGTTGGGTTTAGCCATCATGGGCGGGCTCAAGTTCCTGTTTCTTCCGCAGGTGGCATGGGATTTGGTTTTGGCTTTAGGGCTGGCGGAGTTTGTGGGTGGGCGGCTCTTTTGGCTCGCCTGTAGCGCTCATGTGGCTAATGAGATGGTGTGGCGCAATGCTGTACTTGAAGTGGTCTGGGGGGGGCTGAGGCTCTTGTTGGTTGGTTGGCTTGCCTGGAGCAAAGGCGACGTGTTCCTCTGGGGGTGGTTGTTTTTAGGACAATCTTTAGGAATGGGATTGCTGGCGATGGGCTGGGTGATGCGTACCTGGGGGCTACTTACGGCTGATTTTCAGGAGATCCGTGAGCGGGTGGCTCCAGGCTGGAATTTTGCCGTGGGACAAGCCGCCCAAGGAGCCTACACAGACTTGGACAAGGCGATGCTCGCCCGACTTTCGACCCTGGAGGCGACCGGGATCTACGCGGCAGCCTTCAGATTTATTCCCCTGGTCTATCTGCCGCTCAATGCCCTCATCAACGCCATCTATCCCCAATTTTTTAAGGCTGGTCAGCAGGACTACCGGGCAGTCCGCACGTTGGCGATACAGATAGTGCGCCTGATGGGAGCTTATGGAATCCTGGCGACTGGGGTGTTATGGGTAGTCGCGCCCTATCTGCCGTTGTTTTTTGGTGAGAGCTTTCGAGAATCCGTCGCGACCCTACGACTCCTAGCTTTTATCCCGTTGCTCCAGGGCTTATACACGCCCTTTGCCCTTGCCTTAACCGGCAGTGGACGCCAGACCTTGCGGACGCGCGGACAACTTGCGACGCTGGGGGTCAACATCGCGCTCAATCTCGCACTGATCCCCCTCTGGGGTTGGGCGGGTGCTGCCTGGGCGACCCTGGTTTCTCAGATGATCCTTTTGCTTGCCTTGAGTATTCCTGTTTTAAAAAACGAGGGCTAA
- a CDS encoding class I SAM-dependent methyltransferase, giving the protein MDYLYCSVCGLLQTEEPYWLEEAYSQAIAAIDIGLIARNIGVFKRLASLLYCCYEHDGKYQDIAGGYGMLTRLMRDIGFDFYWSDPYCSNIFAKEFEASKTEPKFCAITAFEVLEHVYDPLDFISQALANSSSRTLIFSTALFQGDPPPLGQWWYYSPETGQHITFYQARTLQFIANRLGLNFHTNRDFHLLTNRSINPLLFKVSTSKAAHFTIMLVKPLLKSRMDEDCRKIQAILSVEQAKSEHKQES; this is encoded by the coding sequence GTGGATTATCTCTATTGTTCTGTGTGCGGGTTGCTACAGACTGAGGAGCCCTACTGGCTGGAAGAAGCCTATAGTCAGGCTATCGCCGCTATAGATATTGGTTTAATTGCCAGAAATATAGGAGTTTTTAAAAGGCTCGCTAGTCTTTTGTACTGCTGCTACGAGCATGATGGGAAGTATCAAGATATTGCTGGCGGCTATGGAATGTTGACGAGGCTGATGCGGGATATTGGCTTTGACTTTTATTGGTCTGATCCCTATTGCTCCAATATTTTTGCCAAGGAATTTGAAGCGAGTAAAACAGAACCTAAATTCTGTGCTATAACTGCCTTTGAGGTTTTGGAGCATGTCTACGATCCTCTGGATTTTATTTCCCAAGCCTTGGCAAATTCGAGCTCCCGAACGCTTATCTTTTCGACTGCGCTATTTCAGGGTGACCCTCCGCCGCTTGGGCAGTGGTGGTACTACTCCCCAGAAACAGGGCAGCACATCACTTTTTATCAAGCTAGGACGCTTCAATTTATAGCTAATCGCCTGGGACTAAACTTTCACACCAATAGAGATTTTCATCTGCTAACCAATCGATCTATCAACCCCCTACTCTTTAAAGTTTCAACAAGTAAGGCAGCACATTTTACGATCATGCTTGTTAAGCCACTCTTAAAATCTAGGATGGATGAAGATTGCCGGAAAATTCAAGCAATACTAAGTGTAGAGCAAGCAAAAAGTGAGCATAAGCAAGAATCATAA
- a CDS encoding chemotaxis protein CheW: MSILPRTSRRLRPTQPTEQYIAFRLRQEWFVLPLDAVQKVVPLGEISGDPTGRGIGLVRSEGRELVVVDVGHRIFRDPAPQSWEPEERYLLILAAGDNLALPIDSRPVLRRLARAAFAPLPPTYAVLSPVRHVSARAVLAEDEPALFLLDITQLLTLGTA, encoded by the coding sequence ATGTCCATCCTGCCCCGCACCTCCCGCCGCTTGCGCCCCACTCAACCCACGGAGCAGTATATTGCCTTCCGCCTGCGCCAGGAATGGTTTGTCCTGCCCTTAGACGCCGTCCAGAAGGTTGTGCCCTTGGGTGAGATCAGCGGTGACCCAACGGGTCGGGGCATTGGATTGGTTCGTTCGGAGGGTCGGGAATTGGTGGTGGTAGACGTGGGGCACAGGATCTTCCGTGACCCCGCGCCCCAATCTTGGGAGCCTGAAGAACGCTACTTGCTCATTCTGGCTGCGGGAGATAATCTGGCCCTACCCATCGATTCACGGCCCGTTTTGCGCCGCCTCGCCCGCGCTGCTTTTGCTCCCTTGCCGCCTACCTACGCCGTGCTCTCCCCAGTCCGCCATGTCAGCGCCCGAGCCGTTCTAGCGGAAGATGAACCCGCCCTCTTTTTACTGGATATCACGCAACTGCTGACTTTAGGGACAGCCTAG
- a CDS encoding hybrid sensor histidine kinase/response regulator, which produces MASLIEREQEVRRQFLEEAQQYLTEVEGVLLGLETTGVDPQRLDQALRAVHSIKGGAGMMQYEALSSTAHSLEDFFKVLRARRPAIDAHLEGLLLQGVDCMRQIIARTQQDLPVDEPWLLSHSQPVIDQLLVRLGTVQPEDEAILLSQDEQGTDLIRLLFETEVEGCLQRLEGVLAQPDYPCLDTELSLLAQELAGLGDMLDLVPFADLCRSITAQIEAQSTDLPELAYQALEQWRTAQMQVLAGGYEQTAPALEAELLSISEPLSTSEPLPGLVLEDILLREFGLPEETVLPLPPEMVSLTSVEAAQPPVTAVEASLRVPVRRLDELDNLSGELTIGRSGLEVYLKRLRAQVTGLGNRVRDLEQVNLRLRTAYDQEAIQPNGFALGPLLREGFDLLELDRYGDLHLLWQEVMETIVWVQELTGDLDLTLKDAEDTSFEVTRTARMLQKNLMQARMRPLSDLVERFPRVIRDLSVQFAKPVALEVYGGSTLVDRTVFEALADPLLHLLRNAFDHGIEDAATRRTCGKPAQGRIEIRASQRGSQTVITLSDDGGGIDFTRIRERAVRLGLDTNQLSQAQEHELLELIFEPGFSTASQVTTLSGRGVGLDVVRTNLAKVRGQVTVETVAGSGTTFTLTLPLTLSVLRVLLVESQNLLMAVPTTTIEQMLLVGSGAGVIPTTRGDVLPWEGHMVPHIRAQDWLDFAERSTPRADTDDPPILSAPALLVLSQGNELACITIDRCWGEREVAVRPVEGPLEMPPGFSGTTILGDGQVVPLVSVPELFAWASQHITPVTPRLEVEYPTSAQDTVLIVDDSINVRRFLALTLEKGGYRTIEARDGQDALEKLTAGLRVEAVVCDIEMPRLDGYGFLAQARRDPQLKDLPVAMLTSRGSDKHRQLAMELGASAYFVKPFREPDLLAALERLIRPLYPVS; this is translated from the coding sequence ATGGCTAGCCTCATCGAACGAGAACAGGAGGTCCGCAGGCAGTTCCTGGAAGAAGCCCAGCAGTACCTGACCGAAGTCGAAGGAGTGCTCCTGGGGCTCGAAACGACCGGCGTAGACCCGCAACGGCTAGATCAAGCGCTGCGGGCCGTCCATTCGATCAAGGGCGGGGCAGGGATGATGCAGTATGAGGCCCTGAGCAGCACTGCCCACAGTCTGGAAGACTTCTTCAAGGTCCTGCGGGCACGCCGTCCTGCTATAGACGCGCACCTCGAAGGGCTCCTCCTCCAAGGCGTGGACTGTATGCGCCAGATCATCGCCCGTACCCAACAGGACCTCCCGGTGGATGAGCCTTGGTTGCTTAGCCATAGCCAACCGGTCATCGACCAACTCTTGGTGCGGCTGGGGACGGTGCAGCCTGAGGATGAGGCCATACTCCTGTCGCAGGATGAACAGGGAACGGACCTCATTCGCCTACTTTTTGAAACTGAGGTGGAAGGCTGTCTACAACGGCTAGAAGGGGTCCTGGCCCAACCAGACTACCCCTGTCTAGACACCGAACTGAGCCTCCTGGCCCAGGAATTGGCCGGTCTGGGAGATATGCTGGACTTGGTTCCCTTCGCGGACCTATGCCGTTCGATCACCGCCCAGATCGAGGCCCAATCCACTGACCTCCCCGAGTTGGCCTATCAGGCGCTAGAGCAGTGGCGGACTGCGCAAATGCAGGTGCTGGCAGGAGGCTACGAGCAAACTGCCCCCGCCCTCGAAGCCGAGCTACTCTCCATCAGTGAGCCGCTCTCCACCAGTGAGCCGCTGCCGGGTCTGGTCCTAGAAGATATTCTGCTGCGTGAATTTGGTCTGCCCGAAGAAACCGTGCTGCCCCTCCCACCGGAAATGGTCTCTCTGACCAGTGTCGAGGCCGCCCAGCCCCCCGTGACAGCCGTAGAGGCCAGCCTGCGGGTACCTGTGCGCAGGCTCGATGAACTCGACAACCTGAGCGGGGAGCTGACTATTGGTCGCAGCGGGTTGGAAGTCTATCTCAAGCGCTTACGTGCCCAGGTCACTGGCTTAGGCAATCGCGTCCGCGACTTGGAGCAGGTGAACCTCCGCCTGCGCACTGCCTACGACCAGGAAGCTATCCAGCCCAACGGTTTTGCACTGGGTCCTCTGTTGCGCGAAGGATTTGACCTTTTAGAACTGGACCGCTATGGCGACTTGCACCTGCTCTGGCAGGAAGTGATGGAGACCATTGTCTGGGTCCAGGAGTTGACCGGAGATTTGGACCTCACCCTGAAAGATGCAGAGGATACTTCTTTTGAAGTCACCCGCACCGCCCGGATGCTCCAGAAAAATCTGATGCAGGCCAGAATGCGGCCCCTCTCGGACTTGGTGGAGCGCTTTCCTCGGGTCATCCGCGACCTGTCGGTCCAGTTTGCCAAACCGGTAGCCCTGGAGGTCTATGGCGGTTCGACGCTGGTAGACCGCACTGTTTTTGAGGCGTTGGCCGATCCGCTGTTACATCTACTGCGTAACGCCTTTGACCACGGAATAGAGGATGCTGCCACCCGCCGTACCTGCGGCAAGCCGGCTCAGGGACGGATCGAGATCCGGGCGAGTCAGCGAGGCAGTCAGACGGTGATCACCCTCAGCGATGACGGAGGCGGCATTGACTTTACCCGGATTCGGGAACGAGCTGTACGCCTGGGGTTAGACACCAACCAACTGTCCCAAGCCCAAGAGCATGAACTGCTGGAGTTGATTTTTGAACCGGGCTTCAGCACCGCTTCCCAGGTCACAACGCTCTCAGGCCGAGGCGTGGGGCTCGATGTGGTCCGCACCAACCTCGCCAAAGTGCGTGGGCAAGTCACCGTAGAAACCGTGGCGGGCAGCGGGACGACTTTTACCCTGACCCTGCCTCTGACCCTATCGGTCCTGCGCGTGTTACTCGTCGAGAGCCAGAACCTGCTCATGGCCGTCCCCACGACCACCATCGAACAGATGCTTCTCGTCGGCTCCGGGGCTGGGGTGATTCCGACGACACGCGGGGATGTCCTTCCCTGGGAGGGTCATATGGTCCCCCACATCCGGGCTCAGGACTGGCTCGATTTTGCAGAGCGCTCTACGCCCCGCGCAGACACCGATGACCCCCCTATTTTGAGTGCTCCGGCACTCCTCGTACTCAGTCAGGGCAATGAACTGGCCTGTATCACGATCGACCGCTGTTGGGGGGAACGCGAGGTTGCCGTGCGGCCTGTCGAAGGTCCCCTGGAGATGCCTCCGGGCTTCAGCGGCACAACGATCCTCGGGGATGGTCAGGTGGTACCCCTCGTGAGCGTTCCTGAACTCTTTGCTTGGGCCAGCCAACACATCACTCCAGTAACGCCCCGCCTTGAGGTGGAATACCCCACTAGTGCTCAAGACACCGTGCTCATCGTCGATGATTCGATCAACGTCCGCCGCTTCTTGGCCTTGACTTTGGAGAAAGGTGGCTACCGTACCATCGAGGCCAGAGACGGCCAGGATGCCCTAGAGAAACTGACTGCTGGACTCCGAGTCGAGGCTGTAGTCTGTGATATCGAGATGCCTCGACTCGATGGGTACGGCTTTTTGGCCCAGGCCCGCCGCGACCCTCAATTAAAAGATCTCCCTGTAGCCATGCTCACCTCCCGAGGGAGCGATAAGCACCGTCAATTGGCTATGGAGTTGGGGGCGTCAGCCTACTTTGTTAAACCGTTTCGGGAGCCAGACCTACTTGCGGCGCTAGAGCGCCTGATCCGCCCGCTGTATCCCGTTTCTTAG
- a CDS encoding chemotaxis protein CheW: MAQAASERVGARPYLSVQLASQSTVALAMDAVEQVVTLRARRVTPMPRMPAHVLGLFSRNSRAWWLIDLSGLIGLEPLARPTQNYTVVAVRSEGQALGLAVPTVKGVLRLAPEAIQNSWGANAATPYLLGYAMIQPDLICTVLDTQALVQSCLQIRS; this comes from the coding sequence ATGGCGCAGGCTGCGTCCGAGCGGGTCGGAGCCCGCCCCTACCTCAGCGTGCAACTGGCCTCTCAGAGTACGGTAGCCCTGGCTATGGACGCTGTTGAACAGGTGGTCACCCTCCGAGCACGCCGGGTGACCCCTATGCCCCGAATGCCTGCTCACGTCCTAGGACTCTTCAGCCGCAACAGCCGCGCCTGGTGGCTAATAGACCTGTCTGGGCTCATTGGTCTGGAACCTCTGGCTCGCCCGACCCAAAACTACACCGTGGTCGCCGTCCGTAGTGAAGGGCAGGCTTTGGGGTTGGCCGTACCCACAGTCAAAGGGGTGCTACGGCTGGCACCCGAAGCGATTCAAAATTCCTGGGGAGCGAATGCTGCGACCCCCTATCTGCTTGGCTATGCCATGATCCAGCCTGACTTGATCTGTACGGTGCTCGATACCCAAGCGCTGGTGCAGTCTTGTCTTCAGATTCGTAGTTAG
- a CDS encoding response regulator transcription factor, whose translation MSTVLVVDDTPSELMLMSDYLREGGYTVINATNAQEALDKAIQQKPDAIVADVVMPGMSGFELCRSLKRNPATEKLPIVICTSKNQEIDRLWGMKQGVDVYMTKPFTREQLVRAVRSVVD comes from the coding sequence ATGAGTACGGTCCTCGTTGTTGATGACACCCCGTCGGAACTGATGTTGATGAGCGATTATCTGCGCGAGGGCGGCTACACCGTCATCAACGCCACCAACGCCCAAGAAGCTCTGGACAAGGCGATCCAGCAAAAACCCGACGCCATTGTAGCCGATGTGGTGATGCCGGGGATGAGCGGGTTTGAGCTATGCCGCTCCCTTAAGCGCAACCCTGCCACCGAGAAGTTACCCATTGTGATCTGCACTTCTAAAAATCAGGAGATCGACCGTCTTTGGGGCATGAAGCAGGGGGTGGATGTCTACATGACCAAGCCCTTTACCCGCGAACAACTCGTCCGCGCGGTCCGGTCGGTGGTGGACTAA
- a CDS encoding methyl-accepting chemotaxis protein, with protein MTIQFDQARRAYQQGRYEEAIQRLGDLVARDTQDAQTRLLLGSALQDGGYPEEARVQFQEALRLAKDPKLAETARNALVQLGTRPKTNGQAIQTPRARSPLTPVVPESVLPLQPPAQLAGISLRTKATALAIAIGTLPVLAIGSISYYFANQTITQQVIQEKQGRANDLSDKVDRFMLERYQDIQDMASLDIFRNPQSRAATTLQQKTDRLEQIVANSKGLYNSIAVYDLNGTPLVQTKGPRLDNHKNRDYFQEVLKTDKPAIAQPRNAKSTGVFSLHTAAPIKDLATGKTLFIVRARFTVEFLENVIKNYGADGKDQYALINNTQQAFISKNPALSDQGLLTDLPSLVSTVDQRKPTTMTAVGAKDNQEQLVTYAPIANIPGLPPLNWSTVLLTETSVAYAAQRQLLLNLLLGTGVTALLVGFLAAYLSNRGTRPILAATVAVQKLSQGELETRMAVEGTDELGVLGANINQMADQIQGLLSQQELARTSAEANAEDQRRQRESLQRQLNELLGGVEKLTQGELDSRITVEESGELEELGSNINRMADQIQNLLNQTEVARTSAEQNAQDQRQQKEQLQRQLINLLGEVEGAASGDLTVRANITAGEMGTVADFFNAIIESLRTIVTQVKTATSQVNISLGANEASIRQLSEEALRQADEISLTLDSVEGMTRSIQEVSQSARQAAEVARNASATAEEGGAAMDRTVEGILNLRETVAETAKKVKRLGESSQKISKVVSLINQIALQTNLLAINASIEAARAGEEGRGFAVVAEEVGALAAQSAAATREIEQIVESIQAETSEVVRAMELGTTQVVEGTRLVEDAKRSLEQIRSVSRQIDQLVQSISAATVSQASTSQTVTALMQAVAQVSGRTSDTSRQVSGALQETVQVARQLQQSVEVFKVGAGA; from the coding sequence ATGACCATTCAATTCGATCAAGCCCGTCGTGCCTATCAACAGGGCCGATACGAGGAAGCCATCCAACGGCTGGGCGATCTCGTTGCCCGTGACACGCAGGATGCCCAGACGCGACTTTTGCTGGGCTCGGCGCTCCAGGACGGGGGCTACCCCGAGGAGGCGCGGGTTCAGTTCCAAGAAGCGCTACGCCTAGCCAAGGACCCCAAACTGGCCGAGACTGCCCGCAATGCCCTCGTCCAACTAGGCACCCGCCCCAAAACCAATGGTCAGGCGATCCAAACGCCTCGGGCTCGCTCACCGCTCACTCCTGTAGTCCCAGAATCAGTTTTGCCTCTCCAGCCCCCGGCCCAATTGGCGGGGATCAGCCTCAGGACCAAGGCTACCGCCCTAGCGATTGCCATCGGTACTTTACCCGTATTGGCAATTGGTTCAATCTCTTATTATTTCGCCAACCAGACCATCACCCAGCAGGTCATCCAGGAGAAACAGGGGCGAGCGAATGACCTGTCCGACAAGGTAGACCGTTTCATGCTAGAGCGCTACCAAGACATTCAGGATATGGCTAGCTTGGACATCTTCCGAAATCCACAGTCGCGAGCTGCTACGACGCTCCAGCAGAAGACGGACCGTCTGGAACAGATCGTAGCCAACTCCAAGGGCCTCTATAACAGTATTGCTGTCTATGACCTCAATGGAACCCCGCTCGTCCAGACCAAAGGTCCCCGCCTCGACAACCACAAAAACCGCGACTACTTCCAGGAAGTCCTCAAGACGGATAAGCCCGCTATCGCCCAGCCGCGTAACGCTAAATCTACCGGGGTATTTAGTTTGCACACAGCAGCCCCCATCAAGGACCTTGCGACCGGCAAAACGCTTTTTATTGTCCGCGCCCGCTTCACTGTCGAATTTCTAGAAAACGTCATCAAAAATTATGGCGCGGATGGCAAGGACCAATACGCCCTAATCAATAACACCCAGCAAGCCTTCATCAGTAAAAACCCAGCCCTTTCCGATCAAGGCTTATTGACGGACCTCCCATCTCTGGTCTCCACCGTGGACCAGCGCAAGCCCACAACTATGACTGCCGTCGGAGCGAAGGATAACCAAGAGCAACTGGTGACCTACGCCCCGATTGCCAACATCCCAGGCTTGCCGCCGCTCAATTGGAGCACAGTCCTCCTCACAGAAACTTCCGTCGCCTATGCTGCTCAGCGCCAATTGCTGCTCAACTTGTTGCTCGGAACCGGGGTCACCGCCCTCCTCGTCGGCTTCCTGGCAGCCTACCTCTCCAACCGAGGTACCCGACCGATTCTCGCCGCTACAGTAGCCGTGCAGAAGCTTAGTCAGGGGGAACTTGAGACCCGGATGGCCGTCGAAGGCACGGACGAACTCGGCGTCCTCGGGGCCAACATCAACCAGATGGCCGACCAGATCCAGGGGCTACTCAGCCAGCAAGAGTTGGCCCGGACCTCCGCTGAAGCCAATGCCGAAGACCAGCGCCGCCAGCGTGAGTCGCTCCAACGTCAGTTGAACGAACTGTTGGGCGGGGTCGAAAAACTAACCCAAGGCGAACTCGATTCGCGGATAACTGTCGAGGAGAGCGGCGAACTCGAAGAGTTGGGGAGCAACATCAACCGCATGGCTGACCAGATCCAGAACCTGCTCAACCAGACAGAAGTAGCCCGGACCTCCGCCGAACAGAACGCCCAGGACCAGCGCCAGCAAAAAGAACAGCTCCAGCGTCAGTTGATCAACCTGTTGGGTGAAGTCGAAGGAGCCGCAAGCGGCGACCTCACGGTTCGCGCCAACATCACTGCCGGGGAAATGGGCACGGTCGCGGACTTTTTCAACGCCATCATCGAGAGCTTGCGGACTATCGTTACCCAGGTAAAAACCGCCACCAGTCAGGTCAACATCTCCTTGGGAGCCAACGAAGCATCCATCCGCCAACTGTCCGAAGAAGCGCTGCGGCAGGCCGACGAAATCAGCCTGACCCTCGATTCGGTGGAAGGGATGACCCGCTCGATCCAGGAAGTGTCCCAGAGCGCCCGTCAGGCCGCTGAAGTCGCCCGGAATGCTTCGGCCACCGCAGAGGAAGGGGGCGCAGCCATGGACCGCACGGTCGAAGGGATTCTCAACCTGCGCGAAACCGTCGCTGAGACAGCCAAAAAAGTTAAGCGCCTCGGGGAGTCTTCCCAGAAAATCTCGAAAGTCGTTTCTCTGATCAACCAGATCGCCCTGCAAACCAACCTACTCGCCATCAACGCCAGTATTGAGGCCGCCCGCGCCGGGGAAGAAGGCCGGGGCTTCGCGGTCGTCGCCGAGGAAGTCGGAGCCTTGGCTGCCCAGTCCGCCGCCGCCACCCGCGAGATTGAGCAGATTGTCGAGAGCATCCAGGCTGAGACCAGTGAGGTCGTCCGGGCGATGGAATTGGGTACTACCCAGGTCGTCGAGGGTACGCGCCTCGTCGAAGATGCCAAGCGCAGTCTGGAGCAGATCCGTTCGGTCTCCCGCCAGATCGACCAGTTGGTGCAATCGATCTCAGCGGCTACCGTCTCACAGGCCAGTACCTCCCAGACAGTAACAGCCCTGATGCAGGCTGTCGCCCAAGTTTCCGGGCGCACTTCCGACACTTCCCGCCAAGTCTCTGGAGCCCTGCAAGAGACGGTGCAGGTTGCTCGTCAGCTCCAACAGTCGGTGGAAGTCTTTAAAGTCGGCGCGGGGGCCTAA